From a single Hippoglossus stenolepis isolate QCI-W04-F060 chromosome 2, HSTE1.2, whole genome shotgun sequence genomic region:
- the LOC118124383 gene encoding choline transporter-like protein 1: protein MGCGSSSSEGKRDWKPLEDRSCTDIPWLIIYTLFCVGMACICGYSIATGAASRLVSGYDSYGNTCGRNNTKIEGIPLSGRDMTQNKNIFFLEPCNLDLVNRKIKSIALCVSKCPATNLTTYDELKKFALTNGSHLCSYDISPTRYTSHSERFTKCPKLPVSKSKAILLFNRCIPVGIDCYAEFVQSFITFVSDNTVLRRVIAGVMASKEIIMGLCILALVLSLIMMVVIRYITKVLVWILTILVIIGSIGGTAVLWWLYADQRSALKNNTASVLGSEVAWDNTKALLAYAIGATIFTVVLLLLMFFMRKRVALTISLFHVAGKVFLHLPLLVLQPFWTFFCLMLFWVYWIAVLLFLGTAGTAVKNNSTGVVEYQMEGPFQYLVWYHAVGLIWISEFILAFQQMTIAGAVVTYYFTRNKSQMPATPILSAMGRTVRYHLGTLAKGSFIITLVKIPRLILMYIHSQLKGKENACARCMLKGCICCLWCLEKCLKYLNQNAYTATAINSTNFCTSARDAFLILVENALRVAAINTVGDFVLFLGKVLIVSCTAFAGILALNYQRDYTVWVLPLFIVCMFAFLVAHCFLSVFENVVDVLFLCFAVDTKYNDGSHGREYYMDKALMEFVENSKKMGYYKTEDGDGRELKPITRGGTVA from the exons ATGggatgtggcagcagcagctcggag GGGAAACGGGACTGGAAGCCGCTGGAGGACCGCAGCTGCACGGACATCCCGTGGCTCATCATATACACACTGTTCTGTGTCGgcatg GCATGCATTTGTGGCTACTCCATCGCCACAGGAGCTGCCTCCAGGCTTGTCTCAGGATATGACAGCTATGGCAACACCTGTGGTCGGAACAACACCAAGATCGAGGGAATCCCTCTCAGTGGCCGGGACATGACCCAAAACAA GAACATTTTCTTTCTGGAACCTTGCAACCTCGATCTCGTAAACAGGAAGATTAAGTCCATTGCCCTGTGTGTCTCCAAATGCCCTGCGACTAACCTGACGACATATGACGAACTGAAGAAGTTTGCTCTGACTAACG GGTCCCATCTCTGTTCCTATGATATTTCTCCTACGAGATACACAAGCCATTCAGAAAGATTCACCAAATGTCCCAAACTCCCCGTTTCAAAAAG TAAGGCTATCCTACTGTTCAACCGCTGTATTCCAGTGGGCATCGACTGCTATGCCGAGTTTGTTCAGTCGTTCATCACATTTGTCAGTGACAACACTGTGCTGCGTCGTGTCATCGCCGGGGTGATGGCCAGCAAGGAGATCATCATGGGCCTCTGCATTCTGGCTTTGg TTCTGTCCCTCATCATGATGGTCGTCATTCGTTACATCACCAAAGTGCTAGTGTGGATTCTAACCATTCTGGTTATCATCGGCTCTATAG GTGGGACCGCGGTCCTCTGGTGGCTGTACGCCGACCAAAGGAGTGCCTTAAAAAATAACACTGCATCAGTGCTTGGGAGCGAAGTTGCCTGGGACAACACCAAGGCCCTGCTTGCGTATGCAATTGGTGCCACAATATTCACG GtagttctgctgctgttgatgttcTTCATGAGGAAGCGTGTGGCCCTCACCATCTCCCTGTTCCATGTTGCGGGCAAAGTGTTCCTCCACCTTCCCCTGCTGGTCCTGCAGCCATTCTGGACCTTCTTCTGCCTCATGCTCTTCTGGGTCTACTGGATCGCTGTGCTTCTCTTTCTCGGAACTGCAG GGACAGCGGTGAAGAACAACTCGACTGGTGTGGTTGAATATCAAATGGAGGGGCCTTTTCAGTACTTGGTGTGGTATCACGCTGTGGGTCTCATCTGGATCAGCGAGTTCATTCTTGCATTCCAGCAGATGACTATCGCTGGTGCTGTGGTCACCTACTATTTCACAAG GAATAAGTCCCAGATGCCAGCGACTCCCATCCTGTCTGCTATGGGACGTACCGTCCGCTACCACCTGGGCACTCTGGCCAAAGGCTCGTTCATCATCACACTCGTTAAGATCCCTCGTCTCATCCTAATGTACATCCACAGCCAGCTCAAAGGAAAG GAAAACGCCTGTGCTCGCTGCATGCTGAAGGGTTGTATCTGCTGTTTGTGGTGTCTAGAGAAGTGTCTCAAATACCTGAATCAA AACGCTTACACTGCCACAGCCATCAACAGCACCAATTTCTGCACCTCAGCCCGGGACGCTTTCCTTATCCTGGTGGAGAACGCACTCCGAGTGGCCGCCATAAACACTGTGGGCGACTTTGTGCTCTTCTTGGGAAAG GTGCTTATAGTCTCGTGTACAGCCTTTGCTGGCATCCTGGCTCTGAACTACCAGAGGGACTACACCGTGTGGGTGCTTCCTCTCTTCATCGTCTGTATGTTTGCCTTCCTGGTGGCCCactgcttcctctctgtgtttgagaACGTGGTCGacgtcctcttcctctgctttgcTGTGGACACAAAGTATAATGATGGCAGCCATGGACGGGAGTACTACATGGACAAGGCCTTAATG GAATTTGTTGAGAACAGTAAGAAAATGGGTTATTACAAGACAGAAGATGGAGATGGACGGGAGCTGAAGCCCATC acACGTGGGGGAACTGTAGCTTGA